The following are from one region of the Salvelinus fontinalis isolate EN_2023a chromosome 5, ASM2944872v1, whole genome shotgun sequence genome:
- the LOC129855437 gene encoding barH-like 2 homeobox protein gives MESSSGSNFGIDTILSNATNSVNTALMNGDFRLGDSRTADFSRSQATPSPSCSDIDTVGTAPSSPISVTMEHAEPHLLQDSQPHHHHHHNQPGNLQLSPQPQQLGAGAGCAPRTATSSFLIKDILGDSKPLAACAPYSTSVQSPHHTPKPENARDSGDGFRPKLEQDENRSKLDKRDDMEMKCNGTKEENEREISSSRDSPQSRSKKPRKARTAFSDHQLNQLERSFERQKYLSVQDRMDLAAALNLTDTQVKTWYQNRRTKWKRQTAVGLELLAEAGNYSALQRMFPSPYFYHPSLLGTMDSTTAAAAAAAMYSSMYRTPQQPHPGLQRPLVPRVLIHGLGPGGQPALNPLGNAMPGTQHQR, from the exons ATGGAATCCTCCAGCGGATCGAACTTTGGAATAGACACTATTTTATCCAACGCTACTAATTCTGTTAACACCGCGCTAATGAACGGAGATTTCCGCCTCGGTGACAGCAGGACAGCGGATTTCAGCCGGAGCCAGGCCACCCCGTCCCCGTCATGTTCGGACATAGACACAGTGGGAACGGCCCCCTCTTCCCCCATCTCCGTCACCATGGAGCACGCCGAGCCGCATCTGCTCCAAGACAGCCAaccacatcatcaccaccaccacaaccaaccAGGGAATTTGCAACTATCGCCCCAGCCACAGCAGCTAGGGGCCGGGGCCGGCTGTGCCCCCAGGACTGCCACCTCTTCGTTTTTAATCAAAGACATTTTAGGCGACAGCAAACCCCTGGCAGCGTGCGCACCTTACAGCACCAGCGTACAGTcaccccatcacacccccaaACCAGAGAATGCCAGGGACAGTGGGGACGGCTTCAGGCCGAAGTTGGAACAAGATGAAAATAGGAGCAAGTTGGACAAAAGAGACGATATGGAAATGAAATGCAacg GAACAAAAGAAGAGAATGAACGGGAAATTTCAAGTAGCAGAGATAGTCCTCAATCACGGTCAAAAAAACCTCGTAAAGCACGGACGGCTTTTTCAGACCATCAACTCAACCAACTCGAGCGAAGCTTCGAGCGCCAAAAATACCTCAGCGTGCAGGATCGCATGGACCTCGCGGCAGCACTCAACCTGACCGACACACAGGTGAAAACCTGGTACCAAAACCGACG GACGAAGTGGAAAAGACAGACAGCGGTCGGATTAGAGCTACTGGCTGAAGCCGGAAATTATTCCGCTTTACAAAGAATGTTCCCGTCGCCCTATTTCTACCACCCGAGCTTGTTGGGCACCATGGACAGCACAACAGCAGCCGCCGCAGCCGCAGCAAtgtacagcagtatgtaccggacTCCGCAGCAACCACATCCCGGTCTCCAGAGACCCCTTGTCCCGAGAGTACTCATCCATGGCCTTGGGCCTGGGGGCCAACCGGCGTTGAACCCGCTGGGTAACGCCATGCCCGGCACGCAGCATCAGCGGTAG